One window from the genome of Malus domestica chromosome 01, GDT2T_hap1 encodes:
- the LOC103444546 gene encoding protein MOR1-like isoform X1, whose translation MSEEEKLLKEAKKLPWDDRLFHKNWKVRNEANIDLAALCDSVADPKDSRLREFGPLFRKTLADSNSPVQEKALDALIAFLRAADADAGRFAKEVCDAIVAKCLTGRPKTVEKAQAAFMLWVELEAVDAFLDAMEKAIKNKVSKAVVPAIDVMFQALSEFGAKVVPPKRILKMLPELFDHQDQNVRACSKGLTLELCRWIGKDPVKSILFEKMRDTMKKELEAELVNVTGTARPSRKIRSEQDKEPEKEAVSEVVCPGPLEESAADAPQEIDEYELVDPVDILTPLEKSGFWDGVKATKWSERKEAVAELTKLASTKRIAPGDFTEICRTLKKLVTDVNIAVAVEAIQAIGNLAKGLRTHFSGSSRFLLPGLLEKLKEKKPTMTEALSQTLQAMHTAGCLNLIDIAEDIKTAVKNKVPLVRSLTLNWVTFCIETSNKAVVLKLHKDYVPIFMECLNDGTPEVRDASFSALTAIAKMVGMRPLERSLEKLDDVRRKKLSEMIMGSEGGASTTANSAQSSGVTAPSLETTDSAFVRRSAASMLSGKRPVQAAPAKQKAGSVKLGGSKKGDATVQPKASKLVETPEDVEPGEMSLEEIESRLGSLIQEETVSQLKSSAWKERLEAISSFRQQVEGLQDIDLSIEMLVRLLCAVPGWSEKNVQVQQQVIEVITYMASTAKKFPKKCVVLCLLGISERVADIKTRTHAMKCLTAFSEAIGPGLVFERLYKIMKEHKNPKVLSEGVLWMVSAVEDFGVSHVKLKDLIDFCKETGLQSSVAATRNSTIKLLGAIHKFVGPDIKGFLTDVKPALLSALDTEYEKNPFEGASVVLKRSVRATESTSSVSVGGLDGLPREDISGKVTPTLLKSLESPDWKVRLESIEAVDKILEEANKRIQPTGTAELFGALRGRLYDSNKNLVAATLTVVGHVASAMGAPVEKFSKGFLSDVLKCLGDNKKHMRECTLTALDSWLSAVHLDKMVPYITAAISDAKLGAEGRKDLFEWLTRQLSGLSEFSDAAHLLKPASSALTDKSSDVRKAAETCVSEILRVSGQETVEKILRDIHGPTLALVERLKPNGSFQESFESAKAISMAPTSKSITKAGKPASNGVLKHGAKATSRTIPTKGLNSMMSVQDIAVQSQALINVKDSIKDDRERLVAKKFKFEEPRIEQIQDLENDMTKYFREDVHRRLLSTDFKKQVDGLEILQKALPTIKKEIIEVLDILLRWFVLQFCKSNTTCLLKVLEFLPELFDTFRDEAYMLTESEAAIFFPCLIEKLGHNIEKVREKMRELTKQIVQAYTAAKSFPYILEGLRSKNNRTRIECADLVGYLIDHHVAEISGQLKSLQIVASLTAERDGEIRKAALNTLATGYKILGEDIWRYVGKLTDAQKSMLDDRFKWKVREMEKRKEGKPGEARASLRRSVREIGLDVAEQSGEVARSVSGPMLSRRNYGHPEPHMERQLVPPNVLSSANGPTDWNEALDIISFGSPEQSVEGMKVVCHELAQATNDPEGSAMDELVRDSDRLVSCLANKVAKTFDFSLTGASSRSCKYVLNTLMQTFQNKRLAYAVKESTLDSLITELLLWLLDERVPHMDDGSQLLKALNVLMLKILDNADRTSSFVVLINLLRPLDPSRWPSPASNESFASRNQKFSDLVVKCLIKLTKVLQSTIYDVDLDRILQSIHLYLQDLGMEEIRRRAGADDKPLRMVKTVLHELVKLRGAAIKGHLSMVPIDVKPQPIILAYIDLNLETLAAARMLTSTGSGGQTHWGDSAANNPSSATHSADAQLKQELAAIFKKIGDKQTCTIGLYELYRITQLYPRVDIFSQLQNASEAFRTYIRDGLAQMEKNAAAGRTPSSLPMPTPPPATLNASSPEFAPLSPVHTNSLLDSKSLNVKSEPTSFNLPPSYDEENRLNNAITSRGLTENSLVDQRNERYIGGVTNGTLDAIRERMKSMQLAAAAGNPDQETRPLIYVNDNVNQSLSGQIPRASEIPLQGGVLPMDERALSGLQARMERLKSGTIEPL comes from the exons AGGAAAGGACCCTGTTAAATCAATATTGTTTGAGAAGATGAGGGATACAATG AAAAAAGAGTTGGAGGCTGAGCTTGTAAATGTTACAGGGACAGCCAGGCCATCTCGCAAAATCAG ATCGGAGCAAGACAAGGAGCCAGAAAAGGAAGCTGTTTCTGAAGTAGTTTGCCCTGGTCCTTTGGAGGAATCTGCAGCAGATG CTCCTCAGGAAATAGATGAATATGAGCTTGTTGATCCGGTTGATATATTGACTCCTCTGGAGAAGTCTGGATTTTGGGACGGAGTG AAAGCTACAAAGTGGTCAGAGCGAAAGGAGGCTGTTGCAGAGCTAACCAAGCTTGCTTCAACTAAAAGAATTGCCCCTGGCGATTTTACAGAAATCTGTCGGACATTAAAGAAG CTTGTAACAGATGTGAACATAGCTGTTGCAGTTGAAGCTATTCAAGCTATTGGTAATCTTGCTAAGGGTCTAAGGACTCATTTTTCTGGAAGTTCACGATTTCTATTGCCAGGTTTACTT gaaaaattgaaagaaaaaaagccaACTATGACTGAGGCACTCTCTCAAACTCTTCAAGCAATGCATACTGCTGGCTGCTTAAATCTCATTGACATTGCTGAAG ATATTAAGACAGCAGTAAAAAATAAAGTACCCCTTGTGCGTTCATTGACTCTGAACTGGGTGACATTTTGTATTGAAACAAGCAACAAGGCTGTTGTTTTAAAGTTACACAAGGACTACGTTCCTATATTTATGGAG TGCCTCAATGATGGAACCCCAGAAGTGAGGGATGCATCCTTTTCAGCTTTGACAGCAATAGCTAAG ATGGTTGGTATGAGGCCCTTGGAAAGGTCACTTGAGAAACTTGATGATGTCAGAAGAAAGAAGCTCTCTGAAATGATTATGGGTTCTGAAGGTGGTGCATCCACTACTGCAAACTCAG CCCAAAGCTCTGGTGTGACTGCACCCTCTTTGGAG ACTACGGACAGTGCGTTTGTTCGAAGGTCAGCTGCAAGCATGCTTAGTGGGAAGAGGCCTGTTCAAGCAGCT CCTGCAAAACAAAAAGCGGGATCTGTTAAATTGGGTGGCAGTAAGAAAGGAGATGCAACTGTGCAGCCAAAAGCTTCTAAGTTAGTTGAAACCCCTGAAGATGTTGAG CCAGGAGAAATGAGTCTTGAAGAGATTGAAAGCAGATTAGGCTCTCTTATACAAGAAGAAACTGTCTCTCAATTAAAAAGTAGCGCATGGAAAGAGCGGCTTGAAG CCATATCCTCATTTAGACAGCAAGTAGAAGGTTTACAGGACATTGACCTGTCAATTGAGATGTTAGTTCGTTTACTTTGTGCTGTCCCTGGTTGGAGTGAAAAAAATGTTCAG GTTCAGCAACAGGTTATTGAAGTTATTACCTATATGGCGTCCACTGCAAAGAAGTTTCCTAAGAAATGTGTAGTACTTTGTCTTCTGG GTATTAGTGAACGGGTTGCAGATATCAAGACTCGGACTCATGCCATGAAGTGCCTCACTGCTTTTTCTGAAGCAATAGGTCCAGGATTAGTTTTTGAAAGA CTTTATAAAATTATGAAAGAGCACAAGAACCCTAAGGTTCTCAGCGAGGGAGTACTGTGGATGGTTTCGGCAGTTGAGGACTTTGGTGTCTCACATGTGAAACTTAAG GATTTGATTGATTTTTGTAAAGAAACTGGACTTCAGTCCAGTGTTGCTGCCACTAGGAACTCTACTATTAAGCTTTTGGGTGCTATACATAAATTTGTTGGTCCAG ATATTAAAGGGTTTCTTACTGATGTTAAACCTGCACTACTCAGTGCACTGGACACGGAGTATGAAAAGAATCCATTTGAG GGTGCTTCTGTGGTTCTGAAGAGAAGTGTTAGGGCAACGGAATCTACTTCATCTGTCTCTGTAGGCGGGTTAGATGGCCTTCCACGTGAAGATATTAGTGGAAAGGTCACACCTACTCTGCTGAAGAGCTTGGAGAGTCCTGATTGGAAG GTTCGCTTGGAGTCAATAGAAGCCGTCGATAAGATTTTAGAAGAGGCTAATAAGCGCATCCAGCCAACTGGAACTG CGGAGTTGTTTGGTGCCTTAAGGGGGCGCTTATATGATAGCAATAAGAACTTGGTCGCTGCAACCTTAACGGTTGTTGGTCATGTTGCTTCTGCAATGGGCGCACCAGTTGAAAAGTTCAGCAAG GGCTTTCTGTCGGATGTTTTGAAATGTCTAGGAGACAATAAGAAGCATATGAGAGAATGCACTTTAACTGCTTTAGACTCGTGGCTCTCTGCTGTTCATCTTGATAAAATG GTTCCTTATATTACAGCAGCTATATCAGATGCCAAACTTGGTGCAGAAGGGCGGAAAGATCTTTTCGAGTGGTTGACAAGACAGCTTTCTGGGTTAAGTGAATTCTCTGATGCTGCTCATCTTTTGAAACCAGCTTCCTCTGCTTTGACG GATAAATCCTCAGATGTTCGTAAAGCAGCAGAGACATGTGTTTCTGAAATTTTGAGAGTTAGTGGGCAAGAAACG GTTGAGAAGATTTTGAGAGATATTCATGGGCCAACTTTAGCTCTTGTTGAACGATTGAAGCCTAATGGATCTTTTCAAG AATCTTTTGAGTCAGCCAAAGCAATATCGATGGCCCCAACTTCCAAAAGCATTACAAAGGCTGGAAAGCCTGCTTCCAATGGAGTTTTGAAGCATGGAGCCAAAGCTACTTCA AGGACCATTCCCACAAAGGGATTAAATTCAATGATGTCCGTCCAAGATATAGCTGTGCAGTCACAGGCCTTGATAAATGTTAAAGATTCAATTAAG GACGATAGAGAGCGATTGGTAGCTAAGAAGTTTAAGTTTGAAGAGCCTCGGATAGaacagattcaagatcttgag AATGATATGACGAAGTACTTTAGAGAGGATGTGCATAGGCGGCTTCTTTCTACTGATTTTAAGAAGCAAGTTGATGGCCTTGAGATACTACAGAAG GCACTTCCAACCATTAAAAAGGAAATTATTGAAGTATTGGATATACTGCTAAGGTGGTTTGTTTTACAATTTTGTAAATCGAACACAACATGCCTGTTAAAG GTGTTGGAATTTCTTCCAGAACTTTTTGATACATTTAGGGATGAGGCATACATGTTGACTGAATCAGAAGCAGCCATATTTTTTCCATGCTTGATAGAGAAG CTCGGGCATAACATTGAGAAAGTGCGAGAAAAAATGCGGGAGTTGACCAAACAAATTGTGCAGGCATATACCGCTGCAAAAAGTTTCCCTTATATTTTGGAGGGATTGCGTTCTAAGAACAACCGTACTCGAATTGAGTGTGCTGATCTTGTTGGATATTTGATTGATCACCATGTAGCTGAG ATTAGTGGACAACTAAAGTCCTTGCAAATTGTTGCGAGCTTGACAGCAGAAAGAGATGGTGAAATTAGGAAAGCTGCTTTAAATACGCTAGCTACTGGTTATAAGATTCTTG GTGAGGACATATGGAGATATGTCGGAAAGTTAACAGATGCTCAGAAAAGCATGCTAGATGATCGATTTAAGTGGAAG gttcgagaaatggagaaaaggaaggaaggaaagccTGGCGAAGCTAGGGCTTCTCTGAGGCGTTCTGTCAGGGAAATTGG GCTGGATGTAGCAGAGCAAAGCGGGGAGGTTGCACGATCTGTTTCTGGTCCAATGCTTTCTAG GAGAAACTATGGCCATCCTGAGCCTCACATGGAGAGGCAGCTGGTGCCACCCAATGTACTCAGTAGTGCCAATGGCCCCACAGACTGGAATGAAGCTTTGGATATCATTTCTTTTGGTTCTCCTGAGCAG TCAGTTGAAGGAATGAAAGTTGTGTGTCATGAGTTGGCACAGGCGACTAATGATCCAGAAGGCAGTGCTATGGATGAACTAGTGCGGGATTCTGATAGACTTGTTTCTTGCTTGGCAAATAAG GTAGCAAAGACTTTTGACTTCAGTTTGACGGGAGCTTCGTCTAGGTCATGTAAATATGTCTTGAACACTCTTATGCAG ACATTTCAAAATAAAAGACTTGCTTATGCTGTCAAGGAAAGTACTCTTGACAGTCTAATCACTGAGCTCCTACTGTGGCTTTTGGATGAAAGGGTTCCCCATATGGATGATGGCAGCCAACTCCTGAAAGCCTTGAATGTTTTGATGCTAAAGATTCTG GATAATGCAGATCGGACTTCGTCCTTTGTTGTTCTCATCAACCTCTTACGCCCTTTAGATCCCTCAAGATGGCCATCACCTGCATCCAATGAATCATTTGCTTCCAGAAACCAGAAGTTCTCCGATTTGGTTGTCAAATGTTTAATAAAACTTACAAAG GTTCTTCAAAGCACAATATATGATGTCGATCTGGACCGTATCCTTCAAAGCATCCATTTATACCTACAAGACTTAGGGATGGAAGAGATTAGGAGAAG AGCTGGTGCTGATGACAAACCACTGCGTATGGTGAAGACTGTTCTACATGAGCTTGTGAAGCTTCGTGGAGCTGCAATTAAAGGTCACCTTTCCATGGTTCCTATAGACGTAAAACCGCAGCCAATCATTCTTGCCTACATTGATCTTAATCTTGAG ACTTTAGCTGCGGCAAGGATGCTGACATCAACTGGGTCTGGTGGCCAAACTCACTGGGGTGATTCAGCAGCAAACAATCCTTCATCTGCCACACATTCTGCTGATGCACAGTTAAAG CAAGAACTTGCTGCCATATTCAAGAAGATTGGCGACAAGCAAACCTGCACCATTGGTCTGTATGAACTATACCGCATAACCCAACTATACCCAAGA GTTGATATATTCTCTCAACTCCAAAATGCTAGCGAGGCTTTTCGGACATATATTAGAGATGGTTTGGCGCAG ATGGAAAAGAATGCCGCAGCTGGAAGGACGCCTTCAAGTTTGCCAATGCCGACTCCTCCCCCAGCTACTCTAAATGCTTCTTCTCCTGAATTTGCACCCCTGTCCCCTGTACACACAAACTCCTTGcttgattcaaaatcattaaaTGTGAAATCCGAACCAACTAGCTTTAATCTACCGCCATCATATGATGAAGAAAACAGGCTTAATAATGCCATTACTTCTAGAGGTCTCACCGAAAACTCATTGGTAGACCAAAGGAATGAGAGATATATTGGTGGAG TGACCAACGGAACCTTAGATGCGATTAGAGAGAGGATGAAGAGCATGCAATTGGCAGCGGCTGCTGGGAACCCGGATCAAGAAACTAGGCCACTAATCTATGTGAATGACAACGTAAACCAGAGTCTCTCCGGTCAGATTCCTCGTGCATCAGAGATTCCCCTCCAGGGCGGGGTTCTCCCTATGGATGAGAGGGCATTATCCGGGCTTCAGGCTCGGATGGAGAGACTAAAAAGTGGGACAATCGAACCCCTTTAA
- the LOC103444546 gene encoding protein MOR1-like isoform X2: MSEEEKLLKEAKKLPWDDRLFHKNWKVRNEANIDLAALCDSVADPKDSRLREFGPLFRKTLADSNSPVQEKALDALIAFLRAADADAGRFAKEVCDAIVAKCLTGRPKTVEKAQAAFMLWVELEAVDAFLDAMEKAIKNKVSKAVVPAIDVMFQALSEFGAKVVPPKRILKMLPELFDHQDQNVRACSKGLTLELCRWIGKDPVKSILFEKMRDTMKKELEAELVNVTGTARPSRKIRSEQDKEPEKEAVSEVVCPGPLEESAADAPQEIDEYELVDPVDILTPLEKSGFWDGVKATKWSERKEAVAELTKLASTKRIAPGDFTEICRTLKKLVTDVNIAVAVEAIQAIGNLAKGLRTHFSGSSRFLLPGLLEKLKEKKPTMTEALSQTLQAMHTAGCLNLIDIAEDIKTAVKNKVPLVRSLTLNWVTFCIETSNKAVVLKLHKDYVPIFMECLNDGTPEVRDASFSALTAIAKMVGMRPLERSLEKLDDVRRKKLSEMIMGSEGGASTTANSAQSSGVTAPSLETTDSAFVRRSAASMLSGKRPVQAAPAKQKAGSVKLGGSKKGDATVQPKASKLVETPEDVEPGEMSLEEIESRLGSLIQEETVSQLKSSAWKERLEAISSFRQQVEGLQDIDLSIEMLVRLLCAVPGWSEKNVQVQQQVIEVITYMASTAKKFPKKCVVLCLLGISERVADIKTRTHAMKCLTAFSEAIGPGLVFERLYKIMKEHKNPKVLSEGVLWMVSAVEDFGVSHVKLKDLIDFCKETGLQSSVAATRNSTIKLLGAIHKFVGPDIKGFLTDVKPALLSALDTEYEKNPFEGASVVLKRSVRATESTSSVSVGGLDGLPREDISGKVTPTLLKSLESPDWKVRLESIEAVDKILEEANKRIQPTGTAELFGALRGRLYDSNKNLVAATLTVVGHVASAMGAPVEKFSKGFLSDVLKCLGDNKKHMRECTLTALDSWLSAVHLDKMVPYITAAISDAKLGAEGRKDLFEWLTRQLSGLSEFSDAAHLLKPASSALTDKSSDVRKAAETCVSEILRVSGQETVEKILRDIHGPTLALVERLKPNGSFQESFESAKAISMAPTSKSITKAGKPASNGVLKHGAKATSRTIPTKGLNSMMSVQDIAVQSQALINVKDSIKDDRERLVAKKFKFEEPRIEQIQDLENDMTKYFREDVHRRLLSTDFKKQVDGLEILQKALPTIKKEIIEVLDILLRWFVLQFCKSNTTCLLKVLEFLPELFDTFRDEAYMLTESEAAIFFPCLIEKLGHNIEKVREKMRELTKQIVQAYTAAKSFPYILEGLRSKNNRTRIECADLVGYLIDHHVAEISGQLKSLQIVASLTAERDGEIRKAALNTLATGYKILGEDIWRYVGKLTDAQKSMLDDRFKWKVREMEKRKEGKPGEARASLRRSVREIGLDVAEQSGEVARSVSGPMLSRRNYGHPEPHMERQLVPPNVLSSANGPTDWNEALDIISFGSPEQSVEGMKVVCHELAQATNDPEGSAMDELVRDSDRLVSCLANKATKTFDFSLTGASSRSCKYVLNTLMQTFQNKRLAYAVKESTLDSLITELLLWLLDERVPHMDDGSQLLKALNVLMLKILDNADRTSSFVVLINLLRPLDPSRWPSPASNESFASRNQKFSDLVVKCLIKLTKVLQSTIYDVDLDRILQSIHLYLQDLGMEEIRRRAGADDKPLRMVKTVLHELVKLRGAAIKGHLSMVPIDVKPQPIILAYIDLNLETLAAARMLTSTGSGGQTHWGDSAANNPSSATHSADAQLKQELAAIFKKIGDKQTCTIGLYELYRITQLYPRVDIFSQLQNASEAFRTYIRDGLAQMEKNAAAGRTPSSLPMPTPPPATLNASSPEFAPLSPVHTNSLLDSKSLNVKSEPTSFNLPPSYDEENRLNNAITSRGLTENSLVDQRNERYIGGVTNGTLDAIRERMKSMQLAAAAGNPDQETRPLIYVNDNVNQSLSGQIPRASEIPLQGGVLPMDERALSGLQARMERLKSGTIEPL, translated from the exons AGGAAAGGACCCTGTTAAATCAATATTGTTTGAGAAGATGAGGGATACAATG AAAAAAGAGTTGGAGGCTGAGCTTGTAAATGTTACAGGGACAGCCAGGCCATCTCGCAAAATCAG ATCGGAGCAAGACAAGGAGCCAGAAAAGGAAGCTGTTTCTGAAGTAGTTTGCCCTGGTCCTTTGGAGGAATCTGCAGCAGATG CTCCTCAGGAAATAGATGAATATGAGCTTGTTGATCCGGTTGATATATTGACTCCTCTGGAGAAGTCTGGATTTTGGGACGGAGTG AAAGCTACAAAGTGGTCAGAGCGAAAGGAGGCTGTTGCAGAGCTAACCAAGCTTGCTTCAACTAAAAGAATTGCCCCTGGCGATTTTACAGAAATCTGTCGGACATTAAAGAAG CTTGTAACAGATGTGAACATAGCTGTTGCAGTTGAAGCTATTCAAGCTATTGGTAATCTTGCTAAGGGTCTAAGGACTCATTTTTCTGGAAGTTCACGATTTCTATTGCCAGGTTTACTT gaaaaattgaaagaaaaaaagccaACTATGACTGAGGCACTCTCTCAAACTCTTCAAGCAATGCATACTGCTGGCTGCTTAAATCTCATTGACATTGCTGAAG ATATTAAGACAGCAGTAAAAAATAAAGTACCCCTTGTGCGTTCATTGACTCTGAACTGGGTGACATTTTGTATTGAAACAAGCAACAAGGCTGTTGTTTTAAAGTTACACAAGGACTACGTTCCTATATTTATGGAG TGCCTCAATGATGGAACCCCAGAAGTGAGGGATGCATCCTTTTCAGCTTTGACAGCAATAGCTAAG ATGGTTGGTATGAGGCCCTTGGAAAGGTCACTTGAGAAACTTGATGATGTCAGAAGAAAGAAGCTCTCTGAAATGATTATGGGTTCTGAAGGTGGTGCATCCACTACTGCAAACTCAG CCCAAAGCTCTGGTGTGACTGCACCCTCTTTGGAG ACTACGGACAGTGCGTTTGTTCGAAGGTCAGCTGCAAGCATGCTTAGTGGGAAGAGGCCTGTTCAAGCAGCT CCTGCAAAACAAAAAGCGGGATCTGTTAAATTGGGTGGCAGTAAGAAAGGAGATGCAACTGTGCAGCCAAAAGCTTCTAAGTTAGTTGAAACCCCTGAAGATGTTGAG CCAGGAGAAATGAGTCTTGAAGAGATTGAAAGCAGATTAGGCTCTCTTATACAAGAAGAAACTGTCTCTCAATTAAAAAGTAGCGCATGGAAAGAGCGGCTTGAAG CCATATCCTCATTTAGACAGCAAGTAGAAGGTTTACAGGACATTGACCTGTCAATTGAGATGTTAGTTCGTTTACTTTGTGCTGTCCCTGGTTGGAGTGAAAAAAATGTTCAG GTTCAGCAACAGGTTATTGAAGTTATTACCTATATGGCGTCCACTGCAAAGAAGTTTCCTAAGAAATGTGTAGTACTTTGTCTTCTGG GTATTAGTGAACGGGTTGCAGATATCAAGACTCGGACTCATGCCATGAAGTGCCTCACTGCTTTTTCTGAAGCAATAGGTCCAGGATTAGTTTTTGAAAGA CTTTATAAAATTATGAAAGAGCACAAGAACCCTAAGGTTCTCAGCGAGGGAGTACTGTGGATGGTTTCGGCAGTTGAGGACTTTGGTGTCTCACATGTGAAACTTAAG GATTTGATTGATTTTTGTAAAGAAACTGGACTTCAGTCCAGTGTTGCTGCCACTAGGAACTCTACTATTAAGCTTTTGGGTGCTATACATAAATTTGTTGGTCCAG ATATTAAAGGGTTTCTTACTGATGTTAAACCTGCACTACTCAGTGCACTGGACACGGAGTATGAAAAGAATCCATTTGAG GGTGCTTCTGTGGTTCTGAAGAGAAGTGTTAGGGCAACGGAATCTACTTCATCTGTCTCTGTAGGCGGGTTAGATGGCCTTCCACGTGAAGATATTAGTGGAAAGGTCACACCTACTCTGCTGAAGAGCTTGGAGAGTCCTGATTGGAAG GTTCGCTTGGAGTCAATAGAAGCCGTCGATAAGATTTTAGAAGAGGCTAATAAGCGCATCCAGCCAACTGGAACTG CGGAGTTGTTTGGTGCCTTAAGGGGGCGCTTATATGATAGCAATAAGAACTTGGTCGCTGCAACCTTAACGGTTGTTGGTCATGTTGCTTCTGCAATGGGCGCACCAGTTGAAAAGTTCAGCAAG GGCTTTCTGTCGGATGTTTTGAAATGTCTAGGAGACAATAAGAAGCATATGAGAGAATGCACTTTAACTGCTTTAGACTCGTGGCTCTCTGCTGTTCATCTTGATAAAATG GTTCCTTATATTACAGCAGCTATATCAGATGCCAAACTTGGTGCAGAAGGGCGGAAAGATCTTTTCGAGTGGTTGACAAGACAGCTTTCTGGGTTAAGTGAATTCTCTGATGCTGCTCATCTTTTGAAACCAGCTTCCTCTGCTTTGACG GATAAATCCTCAGATGTTCGTAAAGCAGCAGAGACATGTGTTTCTGAAATTTTGAGAGTTAGTGGGCAAGAAACG GTTGAGAAGATTTTGAGAGATATTCATGGGCCAACTTTAGCTCTTGTTGAACGATTGAAGCCTAATGGATCTTTTCAAG AATCTTTTGAGTCAGCCAAAGCAATATCGATGGCCCCAACTTCCAAAAGCATTACAAAGGCTGGAAAGCCTGCTTCCAATGGAGTTTTGAAGCATGGAGCCAAAGCTACTTCA AGGACCATTCCCACAAAGGGATTAAATTCAATGATGTCCGTCCAAGATATAGCTGTGCAGTCACAGGCCTTGATAAATGTTAAAGATTCAATTAAG GACGATAGAGAGCGATTGGTAGCTAAGAAGTTTAAGTTTGAAGAGCCTCGGATAGaacagattcaagatcttgag AATGATATGACGAAGTACTTTAGAGAGGATGTGCATAGGCGGCTTCTTTCTACTGATTTTAAGAAGCAAGTTGATGGCCTTGAGATACTACAGAAG GCACTTCCAACCATTAAAAAGGAAATTATTGAAGTATTGGATATACTGCTAAGGTGGTTTGTTTTACAATTTTGTAAATCGAACACAACATGCCTGTTAAAG GTGTTGGAATTTCTTCCAGAACTTTTTGATACATTTAGGGATGAGGCATACATGTTGACTGAATCAGAAGCAGCCATATTTTTTCCATGCTTGATAGAGAAG CTCGGGCATAACATTGAGAAAGTGCGAGAAAAAATGCGGGAGTTGACCAAACAAATTGTGCAGGCATATACCGCTGCAAAAAGTTTCCCTTATATTTTGGAGGGATTGCGTTCTAAGAACAACCGTACTCGAATTGAGTGTGCTGATCTTGTTGGATATTTGATTGATCACCATGTAGCTGAG ATTAGTGGACAACTAAAGTCCTTGCAAATTGTTGCGAGCTTGACAGCAGAAAGAGATGGTGAAATTAGGAAAGCTGCTTTAAATACGCTAGCTACTGGTTATAAGATTCTTG GTGAGGACATATGGAGATATGTCGGAAAGTTAACAGATGCTCAGAAAAGCATGCTAGATGATCGATTTAAGTGGAAG gttcgagaaatggagaaaaggaaggaaggaaagccTGGCGAAGCTAGGGCTTCTCTGAGGCGTTCTGTCAGGGAAATTGG GCTGGATGTAGCAGAGCAAAGCGGGGAGGTTGCACGATCTGTTTCTGGTCCAATGCTTTCTAG GAGAAACTATGGCCATCCTGAGCCTCACATGGAGAGGCAGCTGGTGCCACCCAATGTACTCAGTAGTGCCAATGGCCCCACAGACTGGAATGAAGCTTTGGATATCATTTCTTTTGGTTCTCCTGAGCAG TCAGTTGAAGGAATGAAAGTTGTGTGTCATGAGTTGGCACAGGCGACTAATGATCCAGAAGGCAGTGCTATGGATGAACTAGTGCGGGATTCTGATAGACTTGTTTCTTGCTTGGCAAATAAGGCAA CAAAGACTTTTGACTTCAGTTTGACGGGAGCTTCGTCTAGGTCATGTAAATATGTCTTGAACACTCTTATGCAG ACATTTCAAAATAAAAGACTTGCTTATGCTGTCAAGGAAAGTACTCTTGACAGTCTAATCACTGAGCTCCTACTGTGGCTTTTGGATGAAAGGGTTCCCCATATGGATGATGGCAGCCAACTCCTGAAAGCCTTGAATGTTTTGATGCTAAAGATTCTG GATAATGCAGATCGGACTTCGTCCTTTGTTGTTCTCATCAACCTCTTACGCCCTTTAGATCCCTCAAGATGGCCATCACCTGCATCCAATGAATCATTTGCTTCCAGAAACCAGAAGTTCTCCGATTTGGTTGTCAAATGTTTAATAAAACTTACAAAG GTTCTTCAAAGCACAATATATGATGTCGATCTGGACCGTATCCTTCAAAGCATCCATTTATACCTACAAGACTTAGGGATGGAAGAGATTAGGAGAAG AGCTGGTGCTGATGACAAACCACTGCGTATGGTGAAGACTGTTCTACATGAGCTTGTGAAGCTTCGTGGAGCTGCAATTAAAGGTCACCTTTCCATGGTTCCTATAGACGTAAAACCGCAGCCAATCATTCTTGCCTACATTGATCTTAATCTTGAG ACTTTAGCTGCGGCAAGGATGCTGACATCAACTGGGTCTGGTGGCCAAACTCACTGGGGTGATTCAGCAGCAAACAATCCTTCATCTGCCACACATTCTGCTGATGCACAGTTAAAG CAAGAACTTGCTGCCATATTCAAGAAGATTGGCGACAAGCAAACCTGCACCATTGGTCTGTATGAACTATACCGCATAACCCAACTATACCCAAGA GTTGATATATTCTCTCAACTCCAAAATGCTAGCGAGGCTTTTCGGACATATATTAGAGATGGTTTGGCGCAG ATGGAAAAGAATGCCGCAGCTGGAAGGACGCCTTCAAGTTTGCCAATGCCGACTCCTCCCCCAGCTACTCTAAATGCTTCTTCTCCTGAATTTGCACCCCTGTCCCCTGTACACACAAACTCCTTGcttgattcaaaatcattaaaTGTGAAATCCGAACCAACTAGCTTTAATCTACCGCCATCATATGATGAAGAAAACAGGCTTAATAATGCCATTACTTCTAGAGGTCTCACCGAAAACTCATTGGTAGACCAAAGGAATGAGAGATATATTGGTGGAG TGACCAACGGAACCTTAGATGCGATTAGAGAGAGGATGAAGAGCATGCAATTGGCAGCGGCTGCTGGGAACCCGGATCAAGAAACTAGGCCACTAATCTATGTGAATGACAACGTAAACCAGAGTCTCTCCGGTCAGATTCCTCGTGCATCAGAGATTCCCCTCCAGGGCGGGGTTCTCCCTATGGATGAGAGGGCATTATCCGGGCTTCAGGCTCGGATGGAGAGACTAAAAAGTGGGACAATCGAACCCCTTTAA